A portion of the Rhodococcus pseudokoreensis genome contains these proteins:
- a CDS encoding nucleoside deaminase: MSQSDIDDVDLAHLRRAIELADETGDAGNRPFGAVAVGADGHVISEGANSVATSADVTEHAELDAITTACGEGRTGDLVGATMYASGEPCPMCSAAMVWAGIARVVYAASSADFSRILPDGPRFTLGCADVLDAASVEIQVSGPHLGDEALAPFHRFLDTD, translated from the coding sequence ATGAGCCAGAGCGATATCGACGACGTGGACCTTGCCCACCTGCGGCGGGCCATCGAACTCGCCGACGAGACGGGGGACGCGGGCAACAGGCCGTTCGGTGCGGTCGCGGTCGGCGCAGACGGTCACGTGATCAGTGAGGGCGCCAACTCCGTGGCGACGTCCGCCGACGTCACCGAGCACGCGGAACTCGACGCGATCACCACCGCCTGCGGTGAGGGCCGGACGGGCGACCTCGTCGGAGCCACCATGTACGCGAGCGGGGAGCCGTGCCCGATGTGCAGTGCGGCGATGGTGTGGGCCGGGATCGCGCGGGTGGTCTACGCGGCCTCGTCCGCGGACTTCTCCCGGATCCTCCCGGACGGGCCGCGGTTCACGCTGGGCTGCGCCGACGTGCTCGATGCGGCGAGCGTCGAGATCCAGGTGAGCGGGCCGCATCTCGGCGACGAGGCGCTCGCGCCGTTCCACCGCTTCCTCGACACGGACTGA